The Ipomoea triloba cultivar NCNSP0323 chromosome 4, ASM357664v1 DNA segment GCCATGGTTTCACAATGTGTCAGCTATGGAATGGCTTTCTTTCAGACTGAATCAGCTTTCTAATTTTGTCTTTGCTTTCTCTCTGGTTTTGCTCGTTACACTTCCAGAAGGAATTATAGATCCAAGTAAgtacataaatatattactCTTTGTTTACTCCATATGTGTGCCCCACTCGTAGAAATGGCAGCTTCAAGTGCATTTTTAGCCCTAAAAATGTGAATGTGTGAAAAGGATGATTGGAGCTAGATCTGTCTGATAGATATGCATGCAACACATTATCGTCTTTATCAAACCAACCAGAATCCTATATAGTCTTTCTATCAAATAACCCAAGGCAAAATACTTCAAGTTCTCTAGCAAATACccatatattgatatatatattgaataatggACATGAACTCACCCTACTTCATATTCTACAGGCATTGCAGGATTGGCCGTAACATATGGCATAAACTTGAATGTGTTACAAGCTTCAGTTATATGGAATATTTGCAATGcagaaaataaaatgatatcTGTAGAGAGGATCCTCCAGTACTCAAATCTAGCAAGTGAAGCACCTatgttgattgaagattgccgACCACCTGATAACTGGCCAGATACTGGATCaatttctttccaaaatttGCAGGTAGATCCATTATTGTTGAGCTTCCTTTAGGTACCACTcatgaagaaaatgaaagagaaaaagttatttatccatattttaatatcaaataTGTTCATTCTCTGCAGATACGCTATGCTGAGCATCTCCCTTCTGTGTTGAAACATATTACCTGCACCTTTCCAGGGAGTAAGAAAATTGGTGTTGTCGGAAGGACTGGAAGTGGTAAATCGACCCTCATTCAGGCCATTTTCCGGATTGTAGAGCCCAGAGAAGGAAGCATTATCATTGATGATGTGGATATATGCAAGATAGGCCTTCATGACTTGAGGTCAAGACTTAGCATCATTCCCCAAGATCCTACACTGTTTGAGGGAACAGTTAGAGGAAACCTAGATCCATTAGAACAATATTCTGACACACAAATCTGGGAGGTAATTATCAGATCCTACCATGGTACCTACTCTTATTATGAACATCTTTAGGTGAAACTAACTGATTAGGATCATATGTGCTGGCTATTTTTTACCACATTAGCTGCATTTACTTCAACAAATAGTTCAAATAATCAGTTAAAGCATCTCattatcttaaaatatttttaggctCTGGACAAATGCCAACTAGGTGATATCATACGTGCAAAGCCTGAAAAACTGGAATCTACAGGTTAGACTCTTCCGTATGGCCACTACGAGTGTTGATTTTAATTACTGCAATTGAAAGCAAGAATTCTACTTTCAAGTGCCACTAAGGGTTATTGGTATTATTTTGACAGTGGTTGAGAATGGAGAGAACTGGAGTGTGGGCCAAAGGCAGCTGTTCTGTCTTGGAAGAGCCTTGTTAAAAAAGAGCAGCATCCTAGTtctggatgaagcaacagcatCGGTTGATGCAGCAACTGATGCAGTGATTCAAAAAATAATCAGTCAAGAGTTCAAAAACCGGACTGTGGTCACCATAGCTCACAGAATCCACACGGTCATAGATAGTGATCTTGTCCTGGTCCTCAGTGATGGTAAAGGCTTCTACCCCTACTACGTATAATAAGCATTCTTCTGTATGAATGAGTACTAACTTACTcgttgtaacagagtcaatagtattcagaAAAAAAACTTACTCGTTGTTGATATTGGGCTTGAACAGGTAGAGTAGCAGAATTTGACTCACCAACAAAGCTACTGGAACGGGAGGATTCTTTCTTCTCAAAACTGATAAAGGAGTACTCCATAAGATCAAAAAGTTTAACAGCCTAGCCGTGTTGCAAACTTGACCCCAGTTCCCAAACTTCTCTAAATTATGTTTTGGGGGGTCAGTCCCATGACAAAACCATAATGGAAGTAGCAACACTAAATGAGTCTATCAACATATGTTGCCACAGGGGAGGCCGTGCAAATATGTCTCTGAATTTTGCCAGCAGATAAGCAAATGAGAGAATGTATATTCTTAAGTTCAGCTCAATGTTCCAAATAAGTTTTGTACTAAGGACTAAGGAGTATTCATAAAAATCAAATACTATGAAatgattaatattttaataccCTTGGCATGAAGTTCATGAATTCTTTAGCTATTATGTGTACTAACTACCAAGAGAATTCAGGGGAATCCAAGTTGCTCTTgatgttttttaaataattgaacaCCTTCAAGGCTTCAACTATGTCTACACTGTAGAATGGTGGTCTAATTGAGGCCAGGAAGGAATCATTGATGCATAATATTCATAGAGACTAATGTAGCTATCTAAGTCTAAATTTAAAGTATACCAAAAACAATTTAAGTTGATTTTTGTTTAAAGACAAGCGCATAAACAAGTAGCAAAGCAGGTTTCTCGAGAAGCAGAAAGAGTGAGGTTTACCTCAAAGAGAAGAGACCATGCCCTGAATCCAGAACCAGCGAAGCTAATTGTACATTTCGCTTCGTCAATGGTACTTTGCGCTAGGGCAATTGTACCTTGCTCTGAACTTTTGAATTTTGACTCTGAATCGTTGTCTCCCTTTTTAATGTAGGAATAAAACATATTCCTTATCCACGGCAGAAGTCAGTCACAGGAAGCGACAAACAGCGGCGGCGGCTAATATCGACGGCGAAATTCACCACAGATTATGGAGGCGATAAGAGCAGCCACAAAGTTTTCACTCAGCGCCGTGCGATTGGAATCCGGCAGCAGCTCAGACAACGGCACTAGACCTTCTCCACACGATCGGAACGCAGCTCCCCTTCTCTCGGTTTCCAAGCCTTCGTGGATCGTCAGAACTGAGGTGTGACCCTACAAACTCCTTTCCAAATCACAATTTCATGTTAAATTAAGCTTAGAGCGCCGATTTATTAAACTCATCTGATTCGATTCAATTAAGCAAGCTTAAGCATCTTCAAGGTGTGGTTTTATTGCTTCGCTATAATGTCACTATTGCAGTCAAATATCCGAAGAGAACGAAGACAGAAGCCTGATCCTCCTTGCGTTGTCTGCAGAGGGAATGGCAGAGTGGAGTGCTACGATTGTAATGGAAGAGGTCTCCTCCTCTCCTTCACACACTCCCAAGCTTTTCAACTTCATCTCTTTCATtcaaaactaataaaattatttttgcaTTCCTTGTGGATACGTACAGGAAGGACAAATTATGTGGATCTGGAGATGCTTCCGAAAGGAAAGTGGCCAAAATGGTGTAGGGCTTGCGGTGGAAGTGGGATGAACCACTGTTCTCGCTGCCTCGGGACAGGGGAGTATCGCTATATACTGGGATTCGGGTTAACGCATAGACAATCTGGTGATAATGAGCATGGCAGAATAGGTGGAGGTGGTGATAGAAGAAGACGGATAAGAAGTGCAGATGATTTGCTTGTAAATGATGAAGAATGCTTGTAATtcatagtagtagtagttatAGGAATGTAAGAGCAAGCAGTTTCAGTCTGGAATGATATTTCTGTAGTACATTGTCTCAGCTAGAACCATATTGGCTTACAGTTTGTGTATGAATTCTATACATTCTGCACCTGAGATTTATACAGACTTTATGTTTTGAGGTAGATCAAACTTTTACTGGTATATTTACAGAGGAAACCATATACTTACAGAATTATCGTCGTCATTGTGGACACGCCATATGGTTTCACCCAGGAGATTAGCCACAGATAATATTGTAAGCTGGAGGAAGTCATTATTGTTCAAGCtaagtttcaacaacactaTTGTCACAATTACAAATGTACAAGGCCAGTAGTTTCTTGATTTTCCATCAATACTTTTAGGTACAAAGGAATGAAAGGAGGGACGCCTTTTGATCAAGGGAATGAAAAGAGGGAGACATTTTGCTGCTAAAATCGCAGTAATAAATGGcatttgtataattattttgattggTGTGAATGACCGTGCACTTTCTTTTAAGAAGGGTTGAAAGTTCAAACTCCCTTTTGTATGGAAAATGCAGCATGACTAGCATTTTAATCCTTAATTAGAATGTTCAAGTGCAAACCAGGATTAGTTTGAGTATAACACAGTCTTAAAAATATCCCCTCTAGTTAAAACTACTCAGGATTACCTCGTGGTCtagtcaaaaaaaataaataacatttgtATAGTAGTTGGTCAAAGTATGCTATGACAAAAATTCGTGATCTTGGAAGAAACTCAACATTACATTTAAATCTTCAAAGTATAATAGCTTTTGACACTATCTTAATCTAGCAGTCACTTTATTATAGATTAATGAAACTTAAATTGACTAATGaatacatataaaacaagaacaAGTTTCGACTCCCTATCAGAACTGTCTAttaaccttcttgatttgaatcgGATAGCTATGAGCAAGTGAGCAACCTaaactggtttacctccttgtggtcctttccCGACCCTTGGTGTGGCAAGGTTACATATACACTTGTAATGGCAAGGTCCACAGAAAGACTGCTACTAATCTACTATGGGGTGTTCAAATGCCATTGCAGAGTAATGCAGATTCCAGTTGAAGAAGATGCAGAAGCAGGGAGGATCTTCATAACCCAACCTCAAACAAGTACATAATCTCTACTAGCAAGAATATGTTAATTAACACATAACAGTTAACACAGCAGTAAAAAGTACAACTCTTGTTCATAAAAAATGGTTTCAAGTGTATTTAACCAATGAAAGGATGGCATCATTGCAAAAGTTTCTTATTCAACACTGGATTAGAAAATCCTTTACCAAAGATGTGACAAGCATAGCCATATGATTTCCCGCTGTAAAACTCAAAACCTACTTGGAGAAACTTCCTACTAGAGTGAGTGCTCAAAACCCCAGCCCAGGGAAAAGATAAAGGAAAAGCATATACAAACAGGAGGTTAAGATTCGACTCCAAATGGGAGTAGTGCAGTAGCAACGATCCTGCCTTCTTCATTTAGAATGTTGTAAGTAGATGCTGCATTTCTCTGCAATCAAAGAAGATGATGTGTTTCAGCTGCCTTCTTAAAATTGGTGAAGAAATTGAACACATTGCATAGAACACACAATTCATATCCAGAATACTTACCGAGTCCACTGTCTCTAATTTCATTCCAGTGGAACGAATGAACCGTCGAACCTCGGGATTTACTAGTTGAATGTGCCTCCCACAACCAAGAATGAGGATTTCTAAATACAGGAGTGGTATCTCAATTTTCAAAtcacaaaagcaaaaaaaaaaaaaaaaatagcaatagTACACAACATAAAGCAAGACTTTTGATGCTCAAACTGATCATTCTAGCACAACTAAGATGCCCTCAAAAAACcaatagtgaaaaaaaaaatccaaatcaGCTTGTTAAGTGATAAAAATTACTTTAATCCAAACTGTGTCTcaataagaaatgaaaatgattaccaaCTTTTAATATTGGACACACGTGTGACATCAATGACATACTTTCTTCAAGAAATTTGTTATGTTAATCGATAAGATTATGCAAAATAGCTAAATGCAAGGTTATCAGATTCAGTGCTTCAAAGTGAGTATGATATACTTAGCTAACAAACAGGCTGCTTACCTGGCACAGGGCGCACGGTTTGGAAGATGGATAAGCTGCATCAAGACATATAAGGATCAGATACCACCACAGAACCAGCTCGGTAAAATAGGAAACTATAGATACTAACAAGTTGGAAGATCTTAATAAAGAGGGTCCCATACTTCCATTTACCAATAGTTATTAAAGCTGGATTCCAATTTCCGCAGACACACAACAAAACTCTTGGGCTCTATTCTAACTCATATTTTAACAAGGTTCAACAATCGCCTaaagaaacaaacaaagcaaataGCTTGCTAAATCTGAAATCCTTTTTCATGATTCCATAAAAACTTATCATTAGATATCTCAAAAACACAAgaatatgaattaaataaacTAGCTGTCTAAATCCAAACACCTTATTCATAACTCCATTAAAAATAATGACTAGATATCTTCAAACATTAGATATGAACCAAAGCTGTTTTTACATTTACACTATGATCAGTAACCAAACTTCAGTAAGATAGAACCCATCACAAATGAAGGGTCAAGATGAGTGAGTACCTCTCGGGAGTAACTTGGGAAAACTTCTTGGGAGTCCAAGACATTAACAAGTTTCCAACACAAAGCAAACTACCGTCGTAATGCACCCCATTAACTTTGAATCCAGTATCAGTGAACCTACAGAAATAATTAGTTCCAAGAAATCAAGCAGCTGCATAAACTAAGCCAGCATCTATGAACAAAAACTTCAAGCAAAAGAACTAATTCAATAATTCAAAGAAAAGAACACTACCTACTAACACCCTCATACAATTTCTAAAATGGAGTGTTGTCTTCAAACTAGACActaatatatattgattttaaaaaaaaaaaaaatccaaacctAGTTTTACTTCCAAAAACTATTAAAGAGAGATAGCTCAGTATgctaaaaaatgtaaaaagacaTCGATAAATATAGCCTGCTGTTACTGCAGCtctgaaatatcaatttaaataacaaaattaattcatgaaTAAAAACTGTTAAACATTAACTCTTACTGAAATCACTAGCAGCAATTcaaccttttatttttttaacaaacaagcaaacaaataaataaataggtaTAATCGTAAAGACAAGATAAGAAGGGAGGAGAAAGTACTGTTGGAAGCGGAGCTGATCTTCAGGAACGTTATCGATGAGGTTGATTTGGTCGTAGAGAGAAAAAGCTCGTCTCAGTGACGGCAATGGTTGGATTTGATGCGTGTTGTTATGCTTCGGTAACTCCTTCCGCATAGCTCGCATCAACGTCGGCAGCGTCGAAACCGCTTTCTGTCTCACCGCCATCTTCCTCCCTCCTCTCAATCGGAGAATCTCCAGAGAGAATTTGCAGAAGAAATGTCGATTGTCGAAACATTGGTTTTAGTTTTACTCCGTAGATTTTACTAGTAAACAATATAGGGGCATAATTGGAAGATCGCACAAGGTACAATTCTCTACATAGGACTAAGGAGACTCTCAATTTCATATACTGTTTTATGATTTAAACATCCAAATTTTATATACCCCATAACCAGTGTAGAATCAACTCACAAGTTATTGAATATGTAACCAAATTTGTCATGATGTTAACCTGATAATCAGTATTCTAAATTAGACTGGCGATCTATTaatcttcttagtttgaactgGTAAACTAACCTTAAGTTCAGTATAATCTTGAGAAGAGCATTTTGTAAGAAGAGTCATTTGGGTCAAACCAATCACGCAAAATCTTTctagtacaatttatattttttgtgtgcTTTAAGAACTATTACACAATAATAAGATTTATTCAATactatttacaaattattatacaaGATCAATGTTTACTCTTTACTCAATGCACATGTTAGGATAGTAGTTACAAGTTTCCCTCACATCTCCAACTGTAGCTATAACAATTCATACATTATAGTGAAGATTCACACAAATATCAAGATCAGGTTGGAGCCAATTGGAAGGTATTTTGTATCAAATCAAAACAAAGATTGTTACTGTTAAAAGCATTATTGTGTAATATACTGCTGGAATCAAAATTGATGAAATAATTCATGTTTAGAATAGCAAAACCACTGCATCTTCACAGCAGCTGATGGatgtctttattcaaaaatataaatacagaGACTCAAGATTCAGACATGGCGTATGAAGGAGCTGGCAAGAAAGGAAATGGGGCAACTGAAGCATATGCAACGGGTGGGCGTGGTTGTGCTGCATTGCCTCTCTTTTGCTGCGTGAACACTGTGTTTTCTGAGGAATATGAGAGTTCTGTTATCTTATGAGGGTTCTCCACAGTCGCCTGTTGCTCGTTATCTATACGATGAAATAGAAGCCCGGACATAAATACGGGAAGATAGAGAAGGCTGGCATGGAACATTCTCCTGGCACCTTTCGTTGTGCGGTTGATGTAGAATGATGTTGCCGTACAGCTGATGGCAAGAGCAAGAAGTGTGGACTCAAGGCAGAACCACCCTGAGGTCAATCCCCCTGTGCAATGCAATAGTAAGAACCCACATTATATGGGCAGTCATACAAGTGTACAAGTGATCACTATTTGAGCAAGGGGCATTTGCATTTATAAACTAGAGAAATTCACTATTTTTtggaagaaaggaaaacaaagaattcgtttaattgtaactttctcCAATTGGGAAATAGGAGAAtggagaatgaaaaaaaaaaaaaaaaaaaaaaaaactggaaaattaGAGTAAACACAGCAAATTATGAtgctttattatattttccttccCTCTATAAAGAAGTAGGTATAgttaaaataacaaaatcagAAAGGCATACTCAATCTTTTCCTTTCTACTTTATTATTACTCACCCTCTTGTTATCTTCTTGAAAAACTAGTCTAATGCActgattattaaaaaataaaataaataaataaataaataaaaagaagcaaacaaacaaaccaaaacaaaacaaaaaacaaaaaacagaatgcgttcaattttcaaaacaaggATGGATCAAAGAGATACTGAATAACCGATACACCATTGAATTGTGACAAGTTCAAAACTCCTAGCAAAATCTGGTACTTAGTAGCCAACGTTGAGCTATTAAGTAGTTCATAATCTAATTGATTAAATATTTCACCAAagagacaaaaagaaaaaactaaccAGAAAATACTCAGATAAGAGGTAAAAGAAATTGACTCACAATCATAGGCTAGATAACCAAGTGGAAGTAAATACAGGCAATTCCTTAAGGACACTGAAGCTGTTCTCCGACCAGAAGCATCAGCCAGGGAAAACATCCTAAACCTAAGTTCACAGCAAAACAAGATAACATAAGTGAAGTTAGAAAGACCCTAAACTAGAAGGTGATTGAATAACTTCGATCCTACACCCTCAAGATTTATCAAGGaagcaaaaatattaatagttgtTTCCACAAGCTAGTAtctcaaattcaaaataaatttaaaattaagagCACAAGCTTATACCCTCCATCTGCATAATCCTTGCGGCACAAGTATGCTAAGGCCATGAAATGGGGTATTTGCCAAAAATATAGAGCAGCCGGGAGAATCATGGAATTTAGTGACACCTGACCAGATGATGCAGCCCACCTGATGATGGGAAAGTACTGTTAGCACAAAGCATCAAAGGCAGATCCAGAGTGAAATATACATTTGATCAGTTGATTCGGTTCCATTAAAATGATGCTTATAGTTTATGGGTGGGTCTCATAATAGTTCCCAACTTCCCATATATATCTAATGTAAAGTTAGTCTTCTCCCTCTGACCTCTTCTACtatttaaacaaacaaacaaaaagataaaGAGAATTGATAATTTCCAGCAGCATCacacatttacaaattacaaaagaGAAACAAAGTGGGAACTATAGGTTCATCCATTCTACTACTAATACACTGAATACATACGCTCCATGGTTAATTATACATTATACAAACTGATAATGCCTTCATTCGAAACATAACACTCAAATATTGTTTGTATATGATATCCCTATTATAGCTGTAGTTTT contains these protein-coding regions:
- the LOC116016440 gene encoding uncharacterized protein LOC116016440 — encoded protein: MEAIRAATKFSLSAVRLESGSSSDNGTRPSPHDRNAAPLLSVSKPSWIVRTESNIRRERRQKPDPPCVVCRGNGRVECYDCNGRGRTNYVDLEMLPKGKWPKWCRACGGSGMNHCSRCLGTGEYRYILGFGLTHRQSGDNEHGRIGGGGDRRRRIRSADDLLVNDEECL
- the LOC116015326 gene encoding NADH dehydrogenase [ubiquinone] 1 alpha subcomplex assembly factor 3, with amino-acid sequence MAVRQKAVSTLPTLMRAMRKELPKHNNTHQIQPLPSLRRAFSLYDQINLIDNVPEDQLRFQQFTDTGFKVNGVHYDGSLLCVGNLLMSWTPKKFSQVTPESLSIFQTVRPVPEILILGCGRHIQLVNPEVRRFIRSTGMKLETVDSRNAASTYNILNEEGRIVATALLPFGVES